GCCACCCAATCGCTGGAGTGCGGCACGCCGTACACCGACCCCGGCGCTACGGCCAACGACGCCTGCTTCGGGGATGTCACCAGCCGCATCGTCCGCACCGGCTCCGTCAACAGCTCCTCGCCGGCCAGCTACCAGCTCACCTACAACGTGACGGATCCAGCCGGCCAGAGAGCGTCGGCGGTCCACCGCACGGTGAACGTGAGCGACACCCTGGCCCCGGCCATCACGGTGCTTGGTGCGCTCACCCAGTCGGTGCAGTGCGGCAGCGGCCCGTACGCCGACCCCGGCGCCACGGCCACCGACTCGTGCTACGGCAACCTGACGGCGGCCATCGTGGCCTCCGGCAGCGTGAACTCGGGCGCGGCCGGTAACTACACCATCAGCTACAGCGTGACTGACCCGTCGGGCAACTCGGCGACTTCCGCCGATGTGCGCACCGTGACGGTGGTGGATGACCAGGCTCCGAGCATCACCCTGCTCGGCCAAGCCAACTCGGGGCTGGAGTGCGGCACTCCGTTCACAGATCCGGGTGCCACGGCCAACGACGCGTGCGCCGGGGACCTGACGAGCCAGATCTCCAAGTCGGGCTCGGTGGACCACAAGGTCCCTGCGGCCTACACCCTGCAGTACACCGTGAAGGATCCGTCCAACCTCACCGCGACGGTGAACCGCATGGTGACGGTGAGCGACACGCTCCCGCCGACGCTGATACTCAATGGCTCGGCGACGCAGGCAGTGGAGTGCGGTGGTCCGTACACCGATCCGGGGGCCACGGCCACCGACGTGTGCGCGGGCAACCTGGACGCAGCGGTGCAGGTGGCCGGCGCGGTCAACCCAGCCGTGGTGGGCAACTACAACGTCTCCTACACGGTGTCCGACACGGCGGGTCTCACCGCTGGGCCAGTCAACCGCGCGGTGACCGTGAGCGACACGCTAGCTCCCACCATCGCCGTCAACGGCCCGGTGGACCAGACGTTCGAGTGCGGATCCACCTATGTCGATCCGGGCGCCACGGCCAGCGACCAGTGCGCCGGCAACCTGACGTCCGCCATCGTGGCCACTCGCACGAATGACCCGGCGAACCCGGGCACCTTCACCATCACCTACAGCGTGACGGATCCGTCCGGCAACAGCTTCACCTCGCCGGTGGTGCGCACGGTGCACGTGGACGACGACGACCCGCCGACCCTGATCCTCAATGGCCCGGCGCACCAGAGCCTGGAGTGCGGCACGCCGTACGTGGATCCGGGCGCCACGGCGAGCGACGCGTGCGACGGCGACTTGACGGACGATATCACCCGCAGCGGCTCGGTCGATTCGGGCATGCCGGCCGACTACACGCTCATCTACAACGTGGCGGACTCGTCTGGGAACAGCGCCCCGTCTGTCAGCCGCACGGTGCAGGTGGCGGACACGCTGGCCCCGAGCATCACTGTCAACGGCCCGCTCAATGACACGTACGAGTGCGGCACCACCTACGTGGATCCGGGCGCCACGGCGACCGACGCATGCGACCCGTCGGTGACGGTTGTCGCCACGCAGACGACCAACCCGAACCAGCCGACCAACTTCATCATCACCTACAGCGCGACGGACACCTCCGGTAACACGACGGTCTCGCCGGTCACTCGTACAGTGACGATGAACGACACCACGTCGCCGTCCATCGCGCTCAACGGCCCGGCCAACCAAACGGTGGAGTGCAGCCCGGACGCTTACCAGGATCCGGGCGCTACGGCGACGGACCTGTGCGTGGACCCGGTGCCGGTGACGGTCACCGGCTCGGTGAATATGCGCGTGACCGGCAACTACACGCTGAGCTACACGGCGCAGGACACGGTGGGTAACATCTCGCCCACGGTGACCCGCAGCGTGCAGGTCGTCGACTCGACGGGTCCGATCATCACTCTCAACGGTGAGGGCGCCGTCTACGTCGAGTGCAAGAGCGAGTATGTGGATCCGGGCGCCATGGCTGCGGACTTCTGCTCACCGACGACCAGCCTCACGTCGACGTCCAACGTGAACACGAATGTGCCGAATGAATACCTGGTGACCTACACCGCCGGGGACGAGAGCGGGAACACGAGCAAGGCCGAGCGTCACGTGAACGTGATGGACACGCTCAGGCCGGTGATCTCGGTGGTGGGGCCGCCCGAGGTGGAAATCGAGTGCGGCATGCAGCCGGACCTGGGCGTGAGGGCGCAGGACGTCTGCTACGGCGACCTGACCGCCAACATCGTGGCCACCCCGGCCACATTGCCAAATGAACCGGGCAACTACACGGTGACGTACTCGGTCACGGATCCAGCCGGCAACAGCACCATCGACGGCGCCTCGCGCACCTTCAGGGTGGTGGACACGACGGCGCCGGTCCTAGCTCTCGATGGCCCGAGCAAGGTGTTAATCGAGTGTGGTTCGGACTACTTGGACCGCGGGGCCCTGGCCAGCGACATCTGTGCTGGCGATCTGTCGAAGGCCATCGTGACGACAGGCACCGTCAACCCTCAGGTGCCTCGCGTCTACACGATCACCTATAGCGTGGCGGATCCGGCAAGGAACCCTGCGCCTCCAGTGTCCCGTACCGTCGAGGTGGTTGACCAACAGCCCCCCAAGATCTCGTGCCCCGACCCCATCGTGGTCGAAATCGTCGAGGGCGACGGAGCCACCGTCACACCCCAGCTCGCCCTGGCCACGGATGTGTGTGACCAGGAAGTAAGGGTCAGCGACCCCACGGAGGCGCACTTCCCACTGGGCACCACGACCGTGACGTACACGGCAATGGATGAATCAGGGAACACCGCGTCCTGCACCTCGAGCATCACCGTGCTGAACGGTGCTCCCCCGGACACGTTCATCGTCTCCGGTCCTCCCGAGGAGACCGAGTACACGGATGCTTCCTTCGACTTCAATGCCTCCAAGTCCGATGTGACCTACGAGTGCAGTCTGGACGGCGCCGACTTCCGAGAATGCTTGGAGAGCACCCTCTTCACCGAACTCGCAGAGGGCGAGCACACCCTGCAGGTGCGTGCGAGAGACAGCGCGGGCCGCGTGGACCCCACCCCCGCTTCTGCCTCCTGGATCGTCCGGCCTCCTTTAGTAGAGGAAGTGGACCGAGCCTTTCTCGGTGGCGGACGTGGCTGTTCCTCCACGGGGAGCAATCCGTCGTCGCTGGCCATGATGGGGCTGGGCGTGTTCGCGGCCCTGTGGGTGCGGAGGCGCTCGGGCGCGCGCCTGCTCGTCCTGGCCGCGCTGCTCCTCCATTCCCCGGCCCACGCGCAGTCCCTGGGCATCCCCACGTTCGAGCTGGAGCTCCTGAAGCTCAATCCCAGCGGCACGGGCTCCCTGGTGGTGGGCACCGGCGAACTGCTGCCGGAGGGGGCATACCGTTTCTCCCTCACCACCCACTATGAGAAGGATCCCCTCGTTCTCTTCCAGAACGGCGAGCGGCTGGGCATCGTGGTCCGCCACCGTGCCACGGCTCACCTGTCCGCGGCTTATGGCCTCTGGGGCCGAGTCGAGCTAGGAGCGCAGGTGCCTCTGCTCCTCCTCCAGCGGGGAGAGGACCTGACGGAGCATGGAGTCGGCAGGCCCGAAGGAGGTGTTGCCCCCGGTACGCCTCTGTTCACCTTGCGCCTGAAGCTCCTCGCCGAGAGAGAGGAGGATCCAGTGGACCTCGCGCTCGGGGTTCATGCTGGTCCTGCCCTGGGACGTGGCCTCGCGCTGGCCCGTGAGCTCCGTGCCACACCCACCGTCATGGTGGGCCGCCGCTTCGGCTTCCTTCACGCCGCCATCGATGCCGGCGTCCGGCTGCGCTCGCGCACCATCCTGAGCCCGGATGCGAACATCCAGGATGAGATCGGCCACGCGCTGAGCCTGGGCGCGGCCCTGTCCACCGTGGGCGAAGGTCTCCGCGGAGAGATGGCCGTCATCGCCTCGGTGCCCTTCGGTCGCGAGGGCTCCTCGGTCGAGACCCTGGCCGGCGCGCGACTGCCAATAGGAGAGTCGCTCGAGGCATACAGTCTGGCGGGCCTGGGCTATGGCAATGCCGCCGGCACTCCAGACATCCGCGTGCTGCTGGGCGTGGCCTACGGCCGTACGAGTCCCGCCTGTGTCATGGGTGGCAAGCACGAGCCTCAGTCCTGCCCGGATCTCGATGATGACGGAGATGGAGTGGCGAACCGGGACGACCGGTGCCCACTCGAAGCAGGCCCCATGGACAACCAGGGCTGTCCCCCGCAGGACATGGATACGGATGCGGACGGCATCGATGATGTGGCGGACGTGTGCCCGGCCGAGCCAGGACTCGCGGTCCTGAGAGGCTGTCCCGCGCGGGATGCTGACTTTGACGGAGTCATGGATGGGGAAGACGCATGCCCCTCCGAGAGCGGCACCCCCGAGATGCTGGGCTGCCCCGGCATGGACATGGACCAGGACACGGTGCAGGACTACGTGGACAACTGCCCGGATGTGCCAGGACCCGTGGACAACCAGGGCTGTCCGATCGACGAGAAACAGCTCGTCGCCATCCAGCGTGGCCGCATCGAGATCAAGGAGACGGTCCACTTCGACTACAACAAGGCCACCATCCAGCCCCGCTCCTATCCGCTCCTGAACCAGGTGGCCCAGGTCCTCGTCGAGCACCCGGAGATCCTCTCCGTGACCATCGAGGGCCATACGGACAACAGGGGCACGGACAGCTACAACCAGAGCCTGTCCCAGCGGCGCGCCGAGTCCGTGCGCGAATACCTCGCCAAGAGAGGCGTGGCGCGCGAGCGCATGGTCGCCAGGGGGTTTGGGGAGTCCCGTCCCGTCCAGCCCAACACCTCGGAGGAGGGCCGCGCGGCCAACCGCCGCGTCGACTTCATCACCCGCTACACACAGTAGCGGGCAGTGACGTCTCCGCTCAGGCGGCCACGAACTGCCGCTCCACGAGCCGGCGGTAGAGGCCGTCCTGGCCCATCAGCGTGGAGTGGCTGCCGCTCTGCACGACGCGGCCGCCCTCCAGCACCATCACCCGGTCCGCGTCCATCACCGTCGACAGGCGGTGGGCGATGATCAGCGTGGTGCGGCCCTTCATCAGCCGATCCAGCGCGTCCTTCACCAGGTGCTCGCTCTCGGCGTCCAGCGCGCTGGTGGCCTCGTCCAGGATGAGCAGGCGCGGATCCTTCAGCACCGCCCGGGCGATGGCCACCCGCTGCTTCTGCCCTCCCGACAGCTGCACGCCGCGCTCGCCCACCAGCGTCTTGTAGCCCTCCGGGAAGCGAGAGATGAAGTCGTGCGCGTTGGCCGCCCTCGCCGCCGCCTCCACCTCCGCGTCGCTGGCGCCCACCTTGCCGTAGCGGATGTTGTCCGCGATGGAGGAGGAGAACAGCAGCGGCTCCTGCGCCACCACGCCGATCTGCTGCCGCAGCCACTCCGGATCCAGCGTCTTCAGGTCCTTGCCGTCCAGCAGGATGCGCCCGCCCTGCGGGTCATACAGGCGCCCCAGCAGACCCGCGATGGTGGACTTGCCCGCACCCGAGGGGCCCACGATGGCCACCACCTCGCCCGGCTCGATGCTCAGGTCGATGCCCTGGAGCACCGCCACGTCCGAGCGCGCCGGATAGCTGAAGTGCACGTCCTGGAGCTGCACGCTGCCCTGGGTGCTCGCCAGCCGCTCGCCGCCCGAGATGGGGATGGCGGGCTTGCGGTCCAGCAGCTCGAAGACGCGCTCGGCGGCGCCCGAGGCGCGCATGAAGTCCGCCCACAGCTCCGTCAGCGCGCCCAGCGCGAACGCCACGAACATCGAGTAGACGAGGAACGACGTCAGCCCGCCCACGGTGAGCTTGTCGTCCAGCACCAGCCGGCCGCCGTACCAGAGCACCGCCGTCGCCGCCGCGAACCCGCCGAAGGAGGCCACCGCCATGAAGGTGGAGGACTGCCGGATGCGGCCTCGGGCCAGCGCCAGGGCCCGCTCCATCGCGCCGCGGTAGCGCTCCACTTCGCTCTTCTCCGCCGCGAAGGAGCGCACGGTCCGCACGCCGGACAGGCTCTCCTCGGCCACCTCGTTGGAGGCGGCCAGCGCGTCCTGCACCTCCTTGGACAGCTTGCGCACCCGCCGCCCGTAGGCCACCGCGCCCACCGCCACCGGCGGCACCACCGCCAGCATCACCAGCGTGAGCACCGGCGAGGTGTAGAAGAGCATCCCGATGCCGCCCAGCGCCTGCGCCGCGTTGCGCAGCACCATGGAGATGTTGGAGCTCACCGTGTTCTGCAGCACCGTCGTGTCCGAGGCGAGCCGGTTGGTGAGCTCTCCCGTCTTGCGCTCGTCGAAGAAGGCCACCTCCTGGGACATGAGGCTGGCGAACAGGTTCTGCCGCAGCCGCGTCACCACGCGCTCGCCCGCGGTACTGAACAGGTAGTAGCGCAGCGCGACCGCCAGCGACTGGATGGCCAGGATGCACGTCATCCCCAGCGCGGCGCGATCGATGAGCGCGCGATCCCTCGCGCCGAGCGCCTCGTCGATGATGAGGCGCATCGCCTGCGGGTAGAGCAGGCTCATGCCGCTGCCGATGGCGAGGAAGAAGGTGCCGGCCAGCAGGGTGCGCACCTCGGGGCGTGCCAGGCTGAGCAGTCGGCCCAGCGTCACCTTGGGCGGAACACGGGAATTGGGGGCTTTCTCCACGGCGCCCAGACTAACGCGGGTATGTCGGGTGCGCAGCGCTTCTGTCGGAGAGCCGGCTGCCGTCCGAGCGGTGGAGTGCTAAGCCTGCGAATCGCTTCATATGAAGAAGGTGGAGGTCCATGGAGAAGCACGTCTTCGGCATCACCTCGGTGGAAGTCCCCGTCATCGGCCAGGGCACCTGGCAGATGGAGAATGATGATCGCGCCGGTGCCATCCGGGCCTTGCAGGTGGGGCTCGAGCTGGGAATGACGCACGTGGACACGGCGGAGCTCTACGGCCGTGGCCGCGTCGAGGAGTCCATCGTCGCCGAGGTCATCGCCGGGCGGCGCGACGAGGTGTTCCTCGTCTCCAAGGTGATGCCCTCCCACGCCACCTATGAGGGGACGCTGAAGGCCTGTGAGAGCAGCCTGCGGCGCCTGAGGACCGACCGGCTGGACTGCTACCTGCTGCACTGGCCGGGCTCGCACCCGCTGGAGGACACCATCCGCGCCTTCGAGAAGCTGGTGAAGGACGGGAAGGTGCGCTCCTGGGGCGTGAGCAACTTCGGCGTGCCGGAGCTGGAGGAGGCGGTGCAGCTCGCCGGGCCGGGCCGCATCGCCTGCAACCAGGTGCTCTACCACCTGGAGGAGCGCACCATCGAGCGCAACGTCCTGCCCTGGTGCGAGCGCGCCAACATCGCCGTGGTGGGCTACAGCCCCTTCGGCAACGGCAGCTTCCCCACCCCCGAGAGTCCCGGAGGCCGCGTGCTGGCCTCCATCGCCAAGGCGCACGGCGTGTCTCCCTACCAGGTGGCGCTGCGCTTCCTCATCCGCCGCCCCTCGCTGTTCGCCATCCCCAAGGCCAGCCGGGAGGTGCACGCGCGAGACAACGCGGCGGCGGCCTCGCTCCACCTGTCCGCGGAGGAGCTGGCCCGCATCGACGCCGCCTTCCCCGTGGGGCCGGACACCGGCGATCTGGCGATCATCTGACGCGCGGCGGCCTGCCTCGAAGCGGCGCCGCCACGAGCCTCACGAGGGCTCGGTGGCCCGGCTCCGCCACTCCTGCGCGTCCTGCTGCGTGGCGTTCACTCGCACGGAGCCGTCCTCGGTCGAGCGCGAGAGCAGCCGCACCTCCTCCGGCTGCACGTACTCGAGCAGCTCGTAGGAGTGCGTCGCGATGAGGACCTGCACCGGCGGCGTGTCCTGGGTGCCGATGGTGAGCCGCCGCAGCACGCTGGCCACCTCTCCCAGCATGCGCGGGGGCAGTCCCCGCTCGGGCTCGTCCACGGTGAGCACGTCCGGCATCGGCGACTGATACGGCAGGAGCAGGAACGCCAGCAGGATCAGCACGCTGTCAGCCACCTGCCAGGGCGTGAACCACAGGCCCGGCTGCCAGCGATCCCGGAACCGCAGCTGCTGCGAGCGCGGCCCCGTCTGCTGCAGGCCCACGTCTCCCACGTGCGGCACCAGCCGGCAGAGCTGTCCCACCACCCCCTCGCGCTGCGCGGGCCCCAGCGAGGCGAAGACGCTCGCCAGGTTGTCTCCGTTGGGGCTCAGCGCCGTGGCGCGCCCCAGCGGGCTGTCTCCTCGCAGCGCGCTCAGCTCCAGCGTCAGCCCCTGCACCGAGTGGCCATGCATCGACCACGAGTCGAGCTCCGTGATGGGAAACCGCAGGCTCACGTGGTTGCCGTCCGCGAACTTCCACTGCAGCGAGATCGGCTGCGTCGTATCCAGCCGCCAGTAGTCCGAGTGCTCGCACGACATCCGGTACTGCATCCCCTCGAGCACCGACGTCTTCCCCGAGCCGCTGGGGCCCACCAGCACCGTGAGCGGCGTCAGCGACAGATCCACCTCCTTGAGGCATCGGAAGTTCTCGAAGCGGACGGCGCGGATCATGGAAGAACCCCCTCCAGGTGTCGGACACGGTGCAAGCTCGGGGAATAGCTTACAGGTACATTCGATATTTTACACTGGGTTGGAATTCTCGTCCAATAGGGAAATCCGCTGGTTCGGTGGGGTGGTGAAGACCCAGCTGTCCTGAATGCCAAGAATCCAGAACTCGACAGTTCTGTTGGGCGCGGAGTTCAATGGAGCGGGCTGTACTCACTCTGTTCCCCGAAGGAAGTCGCATTGGATCCCATCATCCCGGGCACAGTTTTCCAGGGGCGCTACGAAGTCCTCTCCAAGCTGGGAGAGGGAGGCTTCGGTCAGGTGTACCGGGCCAGGCAGCTGGTCACCCAGCATGAGGTGGCGATCAAGGTCCTGCGGGCCCTGCACACCACGAATGACACCCACATCGCGCGCTTCCACCGCGAGATGCAGCTGTGCGCCCAGCTCTACCACCCCAACATCGTCCGGCTGATCGACTCGGGGAAGGCGGATCCGGACGTGCTGTACACCGTCTTCGAGTACGTGCCGGGACGGACGCTGACGGATGTGCTGGCGGCCGAGGGGGCCCTGCCAACCTGGGACGCCGCCCACCTGATGCTCCAGGTGCTGGACGCGCTGGCGTGCGCGCACAACAAGGGCGTCATCCACCGCGACCTCAAGCCGCAGAACATCATGGTCACCACCACGGGCGTGCGGCGCAATGCCCTGGTGCTGGACTTCGGGCTGGGCACGCTGCCCACGGAGAACCAGGAGGAGCTGGCGAAGATTACCCAGACGCGCGAGGTGCTGGGCACGCCCACCTACGCCGCGCCGGAGCAGCTCCGGGGAGACCCGGTGTCGGCGCGCTCGGACCTCTACTCCTGGGGGCTCATCTTCCTGGAGTGTCTCACCGGGCAGCGCGCCGTGGACGGGGCCACGCTGCAGCAGGTGCTCTTCAAGCAGATGGGGCCCGAGCCTGTCGCCATCCCCGCCTGGCTGGAGAACCACCGGCTGGGCCGGCTCCTGCGCAAGGTGACCAACAAGAACCTCGAGCAGCGGGACGTCTCCGACGAGAGCGTGATGCGGGAGCTGGAGGCCTGCACCTCCGAGGGCTGGCCGGTGAACGAGGCCGGCCCCCGCTCGCCCGCGCCCGCGCAGTTCCCCGTGCCGGACACGCTGCCCTCCTCCCTCGAGGGCGAGCGCCGACAGCTCACCGCCGTCTGCTGCAGCCTGCGCCTCTTCACGGGCGAGGCCGCGATGGACGAGGAGGATCTCGACCGGCTGCTGCGCACGCTGCACTCGAGCTGCGCCGACGTCGCCCGGACGTATGACGCCCACGTGGGCAGCATCCTGGGCGAGTGGATGCTGTTCTACTTCGGCTACCCCCGAGCCCAGGAGGATGACGCCCGGCGCGCGGCCCGGGCGGCGCTGGAGATGAGCGCGCGCATGGAGCAGCGGGCCACGGAGCTGGCGCGCGAGCACAAGGGACGCCTGGACTTCAAGGCGGGCATCCACACCGGACTGGTGATCAGCCAGGAGGGGCGCTCCGGCGGCTACCGCGGCCTGCCTTCGCTGATGGGCACCACGCCCAACCACGCGGTGCGGCTGGAGTCGCGGGCCGAGCCGGGCTCCATCCTCGTGAGCGAGGAGACCTCGAAGCTGCTCCGGGGCCACTTCGCCCTCGAGTCCGTGGCCGCCAGCGGGGGCGGCGCCGCTCAGCCCACGTTCCGGCTGCTCCACGAGTACAAGGGGCCGGCCACGCCGCAGCCCCAGGAGGGCCGGCTGTACGGCCGTGACCAGGAGCTGGACTACCTCCAGCAGCGCTGGTGGCAGGTGACCGCGGGCACCGGGCAGAGCATCCTGCTCACCGGCGAGCCGGGCATCGGCAAGTCGCGGCTGGTGCAGGAGCTCATCCGCCACGCCCGGGGCACGCCGCACACGGTGCTCGAGTCGCGCTGCGTCCCGGAAGGTCGCAACAGCGCCCTGTACCCCATCGTCGACCTGCTGGAGCGGCTGCTGGGCGTCAGCCGTGACTGGAAGCCGGAGCAGATGATCTCCGCGCTCGAGGCGCTGCTGTCCCAGCACGGCTTCGAGCTCAAGGAGGTCATGCCGCTGTTCCTCGGGCTGCTCTCCGTGAAGGGCGGCGCGGACCGCTACCCGCCGCTGGATGTCGCTCCGGCGAGGGTCAAGGAGCTGACGCTCGATGCGCTGGTGGGCCTCTTCTTCGAGATGGCCCAGCAGCAGCCGCTGCTGCTGCTCGTGGAGGATCTGCACTGGTCGGACCCGACGACGCTGGAGCTGCTCTCCCACTTCGTGAAGGAGGTCTCCACCGCGCGCATCTGCCTGGTGCTCACCGCGCGCCAGGAGTTCACCGCGCCGTGGGCGACGTCGCACCACCTGCAGCTGAGCCGACTGGACCGCAAGCGCATCGAGGAGATGGTGGGCGGGCTCATCCAGAACCGGTCCGTGCCGCGCGAGGTGATGGACCAGCTGGTCAACCGCACCGACGGCGTGCCGCTCTTCGTGGAGGAGCTGACCCGCATCGTGGCGGAGGTGCTGCCGCAGCGCGGGGAGACGC
The DNA window shown above is from Hyalangium gracile and carries:
- a CDS encoding immunoglobulin-like domain-containing protein, with translation VTTTQQGNPNQPGQIIYTYSATDPSGNTVASPVTRTVTVNDNTPPTLALLGPATQSLECGTPYTDPGATANDACFGDVTSRIVRTGSVNSSSPASYQLTYNVTDPAGQRASAVHRTVNVSDTLAPAITVLGALTQSVQCGSGPYADPGATATDSCYGNLTAAIVASGSVNSGAAGNYTISYSVTDPSGNSATSADVRTVTVVDDQAPSITLLGQANSGLECGTPFTDPGATANDACAGDLTSQISKSGSVDHKVPAAYTLQYTVKDPSNLTATVNRMVTVSDTLPPTLILNGSATQAVECGGPYTDPGATATDVCAGNLDAAVQVAGAVNPAVVGNYNVSYTVSDTAGLTAGPVNRAVTVSDTLAPTIAVNGPVDQTFECGSTYVDPGATASDQCAGNLTSAIVATRTNDPANPGTFTITYSVTDPSGNSFTSPVVRTVHVDDDDPPTLILNGPAHQSLECGTPYVDPGATASDACDGDLTDDITRSGSVDSGMPADYTLIYNVADSSGNSAPSVSRTVQVADTLAPSITVNGPLNDTYECGTTYVDPGATATDACDPSVTVVATQTTNPNQPTNFIITYSATDTSGNTTVSPVTRTVTMNDTTSPSIALNGPANQTVECSPDAYQDPGATATDLCVDPVPVTVTGSVNMRVTGNYTLSYTAQDTVGNISPTVTRSVQVVDSTGPIITLNGEGAVYVECKSEYVDPGAMAADFCSPTTSLTSTSNVNTNVPNEYLVTYTAGDESGNTSKAERHVNVMDTLRPVISVVGPPEVEIECGMQPDLGVRAQDVCYGDLTANIVATPATLPNEPGNYTVTYSVTDPAGNSTIDGASRTFRVVDTTAPVLALDGPSKVLIECGSDYLDRGALASDICAGDLSKAIVTTGTVNPQVPRVYTITYSVADPARNPAPPVSRTVEVVDQQPPKISCPDPIVVEIVEGDGATVTPQLALATDVCDQEVRVSDPTEAHFPLGTTTVTYTAMDESGNTASCTSSITVLNGAPPDTFIVSGPPEETEYTDASFDFNASKSDVTYECSLDGADFRECLESTLFTELAEGEHTLQVRARDSAGRVDPTPASASWIVRPPLVEEVDRAFLGGGRGCSSTGSNPSSLAMMGLGVFAALWVRRRSGARLLVLAALLLHSPAHAQSLGIPTFELELLKLNPSGTGSLVVGTGELLPEGAYRFSLTTHYEKDPLVLFQNGERLGIVVRHRATAHLSAAYGLWGRVELGAQVPLLLLQRGEDLTEHGVGRPEGGVAPGTPLFTLRLKLLAEREEDPVDLALGVHAGPALGRGLALARELRATPTVMVGRRFGFLHAAIDAGVRLRSRTILSPDANIQDEIGHALSLGAALSTVGEGLRGEMAVIASVPFGREGSSVETLAGARLPIGESLEAYSLAGLGYGNAAGTPDIRVLLGVAYGRTSPACVMGGKHEPQSCPDLDDDGDGVANRDDRCPLEAGPMDNQGCPPQDMDTDADGIDDVADVCPAEPGLAVLRGCPARDADFDGVMDGEDACPSESGTPEMLGCPGMDMDQDTVQDYVDNCPDVPGPVDNQGCPIDEKQLVAIQRGRIEIKETVHFDYNKATIQPRSYPLLNQVAQVLVEHPEILSVTIEGHTDNRGTDSYNQSLSQRRAESVREYLAKRGVARERMVARGFGESRPVQPNTSEEGRAANRRVDFITRYTQ
- a CDS encoding ABC transporter ATP-binding protein, giving the protein MGAVEKAPNSRVPPKVTLGRLLSLARPEVRTLLAGTFFLAIGSGMSLLYPQAMRLIIDEALGARDRALIDRAALGMTCILAIQSLAVALRYYLFSTAGERVVTRLRQNLFASLMSQEVAFFDERKTGELTNRLASDTTVLQNTVSSNISMVLRNAAQALGGIGMLFYTSPVLTLVMLAVVPPVAVGAVAYGRRVRKLSKEVQDALAASNEVAEESLSGVRTVRSFAAEKSEVERYRGAMERALALARGRIRQSSTFMAVASFGGFAAATAVLWYGGRLVLDDKLTVGGLTSFLVYSMFVAFALGALTELWADFMRASGAAERVFELLDRKPAIPISGGERLASTQGSVQLQDVHFSYPARSDVAVLQGIDLSIEPGEVVAIVGPSGAGKSTIAGLLGRLYDPQGGRILLDGKDLKTLDPEWLRQQIGVVAQEPLLFSSSIADNIRYGKVGASDAEVEAAARAANAHDFISRFPEGYKTLVGERGVQLSGGQKQRVAIARAVLKDPRLLILDEATSALDAESEHLVKDALDRLMKGRTTLIIAHRLSTVMDADRVMVLEGGRVVQSGSHSTLMGQDGLYRRLVERQFVAA
- a CDS encoding aldo/keto reductase translates to MEKHVFGITSVEVPVIGQGTWQMENDDRAGAIRALQVGLELGMTHVDTAELYGRGRVEESIVAEVIAGRRDEVFLVSKVMPSHATYEGTLKACESSLRRLRTDRLDCYLLHWPGSHPLEDTIRAFEKLVKDGKVRSWGVSNFGVPELEEAVQLAGPGRIACNQVLYHLEERTIERNVLPWCERANIAVVGYSPFGNGSFPTPESPGGRVLASIAKAHGVSPYQVALRFLIRRPSLFAIPKASREVHARDNAAAASLHLSAEELARIDAAFPVGPDTGDLAII
- a CDS encoding AAA family ATPase; protein product: MIRAVRFENFRCLKEVDLSLTPLTVLVGPSGSGKTSVLEGMQYRMSCEHSDYWRLDTTQPISLQWKFADGNHVSLRFPITELDSWSMHGHSVQGLTLELSALRGDSPLGRATALSPNGDNLASVFASLGPAQREGVVGQLCRLVPHVGDVGLQQTGPRSQQLRFRDRWQPGLWFTPWQVADSVLILLAFLLLPYQSPMPDVLTVDEPERGLPPRMLGEVASVLRRLTIGTQDTPPVQVLIATHSYELLEYVQPEEVRLLSRSTEDGSVRVNATQQDAQEWRSRATEPS
- a CDS encoding TOMM system kinase/cyclase fusion protein, which codes for MDPIIPGTVFQGRYEVLSKLGEGGFGQVYRARQLVTQHEVAIKVLRALHTTNDTHIARFHREMQLCAQLYHPNIVRLIDSGKADPDVLYTVFEYVPGRTLTDVLAAEGALPTWDAAHLMLQVLDALACAHNKGVIHRDLKPQNIMVTTTGVRRNALVLDFGLGTLPTENQEELAKITQTREVLGTPTYAAPEQLRGDPVSARSDLYSWGLIFLECLTGQRAVDGATLQQVLFKQMGPEPVAIPAWLENHRLGRLLRKVTNKNLEQRDVSDESVMRELEACTSEGWPVNEAGPRSPAPAQFPVPDTLPSSLEGERRQLTAVCCSLRLFTGEAAMDEEDLDRLLRTLHSSCADVARTYDAHVGSILGEWMLFYFGYPRAQEDDARRAARAALEMSARMEQRATELAREHKGRLDFKAGIHTGLVISQEGRSGGYRGLPSLMGTTPNHAVRLESRAEPGSILVSEETSKLLRGHFALESVAASGGGAAQPTFRLLHEYKGPATPQPQEGRLYGRDQELDYLQQRWWQVTAGTGQSILLTGEPGIGKSRLVQELIRHARGTPHTVLESRCVPEGRNSALYPIVDLLERLLGVSRDWKPEQMISALEALLSQHGFELKEVMPLFLGLLSVKGGADRYPPLDVAPARVKELTLDALVGLFFEMAQQQPLLLLVEDLHWSDPTTLELLSHFVKEVSTARICLVLTARQEFTAPWATSHHLQLSRLDRKRIEEMVGGLIQNRSVPREVMDQLVNRTDGVPLFVEELTRIVAEVLPQRGETPSRSWTPSHIAIPTTLRDSLMSRLDRLGPAKELAQLASALGREFGYDVLKAISMREEPTLQQELKALVDADLVHRRRGVRNPTYVFKHALIRDTAYESMLRPVRRQVHAGIAATLEAHFPELVETRPDLLALHHSSAGQKRQAIAYAQKAGMAALMRSANQEAIAYITEALTWLDVAEDPRERAQLELGLNGVLTPALMATRGWSDARIGELVEHSQELIDLLGDSPQTIPTMWGLALFHLTRGNQLRAQPLAERLMAIARQAQSADLEMMARNLMGNSAYTQGRLQEAIGYFERTLSEYEPAKHQALASLYGQDARSWGEGFMGWLKCLTGYADQADAHSRRSVEWAQEMKHTSSMGLTYLYRLNVLQWRGERDKLIAEANAGEELLKRHGLPVHALYCLAFRGWATREAEPLRQGLAILQGGGLDLGMTYYKSMLAEVELEAGRPDVALQIVEELATWGRSVGELYALAELMRIKGLCLRARGEKDAAEAMLKEAIGIAREQHSRLLELRAASSLSELLRERGRAPEARELLAPLVKSFTEGFETADYVRAKALLGELTA